The DNA sequence AAGCCGGTTATGACTGCATAAGGCCGTTAAACGAAATGAAGCGCGCTTTAATGTGTTATATCATGGTCAATCACGAAAAATTAACAAGTGATCACGGACTTTTTTTCACGCCTCCTGATAATACAAGACTCGAATTAATGCACGGTTTCACAGAGTCAAGGCATTCAAGCTCTACAAAATGGCAGGGAATAAAAAATTTAATCGCTCATGAAGGCGCAAATCTCGATGACGTTATAACATTCGGGGACGGACCAAATGACTCGGACATGCTGAGAAATGCTAAAATCGGCGTTGCAGTAGGCCGGGCTTCTCAAGACGTGAAAGACTCTGCAAATTATGTGTGTGATGACATCGATAACGGAGGAATATTGAAGGCGTGCAAATATTTGGGATTGATATAATAAAGCCTCCGCAGTAACCGTCTGATGAGAGTTCTGACCCGTTCCTAAAAGACGTTATCGTCTGCGGCATGTTGCCGAAATAGTTGCGAGTGTTGGCTCAGAACAAAATCACCTTAACGCGTAACCGCAGGGGCATATGATAAATTATAGCAGGTTTTGAAAAATTTTTACGAGAGGTTTTACACAAATTATGACGAAATTTTTTAAGCGGATAATAATAATTTTGCTTGTGTTAATTAATTCATGTGCGGCAAATGCAGTAACTAGAGCTGATTTTATTGCTAGATTGCTTGAAGTTCGCGGCATTGACTGGAGCGGATCGCCTGAATTTATGAACAATAACGGTGCTCATTTTATGTTACGGACGGGATATATTACAGATCATGTCAGCAATTTAACCGGAAATATTACACGTCGTGAGGCTCTGCGCTGGGTGATTCAGAGTCTCGGCCTGGAATTTGAAGCAAAATTATTGAACGATTATCCCAGCGGCTTTAAGGATGCAAATAAATTAAACGCTTTTGAACGCGGCTGTCTCGTTGTTGCTGCAAACATGAATCCTGCAATTATCGAGAAAACAAATAATTTCAGAGGCAATGAAGCATTATCA is a window from the Synergistaceae bacterium genome containing:
- a CDS encoding HAD-IIB family hydrolase, whose protein sequence is MKYIFFDIDGTLISHVNFSHIPEQTREAVNLLRKAGHIPAIATGRAAFLALNAAKEFDINYIVASGGSQIIINGQEIHTQYFPDEHLNNFREVAKKFPEITACVDEKYLYTAGAFYLFRQYFNNQAGYDCIRPLNEMKRALMCYIMVNHEKLTSDHGLFFTPPDNTRLELMHGFTESRHSSSTKWQGIKNLIAHEGANLDDVITFGDGPNDSDMLRNAKIGVAVGRASQDVKDSANYVCDDIDNGGILKACKYLGLI